A genome region from Eremothecium gossypii ATCC 10895 chromosome VII, complete sequence includes the following:
- the HSP104 gene encoding chaperone ATPase HSP104 (Syntenic homolog of Saccharomyces cerevisiae YLL026W (HSP104)) — MNDETKFTNKALDIITIAQKLAQDHQHSTLVPLHVLAAFVETPADGSMGYLQNLIEKARYDYELFRRTINRQLVRLPSQTPAPSTIAPSQSFVQLLEKAAKLSEQQKDSFIAQDHLLFALLEDATVAQIFKECSVEPEAVKQQALVLRGNQKIDSRGADTSTPLEYLSKYAIDMTELAREGKLDPVIGREEEIRSTIRVLARRIKSNPCLIGEPGIGKTAIIEGVAQRIIDNDVPKILQGSKLFSLDLAALTAGAKYKGDFEERLKGVLKEIEESKTLIVLFIDEIHMLMGNGKDDAANIMKPALSRGQLKVIGATTNNEYRAIVEKDGAFERRFQKIDVAEPTVRQTIAILRGLQGKYEIHHGVRILDSALVSAAQLAKRYLPYRRLPDSAIDLVDIACAGVAVARDSKPEELDSKERELQLIQVEINALDRDKDSDPTTKERLMQAKQKEASLMEELEPLRQRYEEERRSHEELTKAKAKLEELENKALDAERRHDYGTAADIRYFAIPDLRKRIGELEVEVAEEEQRLGQNTMIQNVVGSDAIAETAARLTGIPVNKLTESENEKLIKMERVLAEQVVGQVEALKAVSRAVRLSRSGLSNPKQPASFLFLGLSGSGKTELAKKLAAFLFNDEDAMIRIDCSELSERYSVSKLLGTTAGYVGYDEGGLLTNQLQRRPYSVLLFDEVEKAHPDVLTILLQMLDDGRITSGQGKTIDCSNCLVIMTSNLGASYIASQPGARIEPATRDVVMAAVRAHFRPEFLNRISSIVVFNKLSRKAIHKIVAIRLAEIEARFRDNDKHYKLDIAPDAVDFLARHGYSEDMGARPLNRLIQTEILDKLALRILKGEIKDKETVKVTYAADRDALAVLANHPPSAGSHAEDMDIDDWDDLDNDDLVDGPAALD, encoded by the coding sequence ATGAACGACGAAACGAAGTTTACGAACAAAGCTCTCGATATCATCACCATTGCACAGAAACTAGCACAGGACCACCAGCATTCGACGCTGGTGCCTCTACACGTGCTTGCAGCGTTCGTAGAGACACCTGCTGATGGTAGCATGGGGTACCTGCAAAACCTAATAGAGAAGGCCCGGTACGACTATGAACTCTTCCGGCGTACGATAAACCGTCAGCTGGTGCGGCTGCCATCACAAACGCCGGCACCCAGTACGATTGCGCCAAGCCAGTCGTTTGTACAGCTGTTGGAAAAAGCAGCCAAGCTCTCGGAGCAGCAGAAAGACTCTTTCATTGCTCAAGACCACTTACTCTTCGCGCTGCTAGAAGATGCCACGGTAGCGCAGATATTCAAGGAATGCTCTGTGGAACCGGAGGCAGTGaagcagcaggcgctggtgctACGGGGAAACCAGAAGATTGATTCTCGTGGCGCAGATACGAGCACACCACTGGAGTACCTCTCGAAGTATGCGATTGATATGACGGAGTTGGCTCGCGAGGGCAAGCTAGACCCGGTCATTGGGCGTGAAGAGGAGATCAGATCGACAATTCGTGTTCTCGCTAGAAGAATAAAGTCTAACCCTTGCTTGATTGGTGAGCCTGGTATCGGTAAAACAGCCATTATTGAGGGCGTTGCTCAGCGTATTATCGACAATGACGTACCCAAGATCTTGCAGGGCTCCAAGCTGTTCTCTCTAGACCTCGCGGCGTTGACTGCTGGTGCGAAGTACAAGGGCGACTTCGAGGAGCGTTTGAAGGGCGTCCTAAAAGAGATCGAAGAGTCAAAGACCCTAATCGTGCTCTTCATCGATGAGATACACATGCTAATGGGGAATGGCAAGGATGACGCCGCCAACATCATGAAGCCAGCGCTATCTCGTGGGCAGCTAAAGGTCATCGGTGCTACCACGAACAACGAATACAGAGCTATTGTTGAGAAAGATGGTGCATTTGAAAGAAGGTTCCAGAAGATAGATGTCGCTGAACCGACGGTGAGGCAGACCATTGCCATCTTGAGAGGCTTGCAGGGCAAGTACGAGATCCACCATGGTGTGCGCATCTTGGACAGCGCATTGGTCTCTGCAGCACAGCTAGCAAAGCGGTACTTGCCTTATAGAAGATTGCCGGACTCTGCAATTGACCTCGTGGATATTGCCTGCGCCGGTGTGGCAGTAGCACGCGACTCGAAGCCCGAAGAGCTTGACTCCAAAGAGCGCGAATTGCAGTTGATACAGGTGGAGATCAATGCCTTGGACAGAGATAAGGACTCCGACCCTACCACAAAGGAGAGGTTGATGCAGGCCAAACAGAAGGAAGCTTCCCTCATGGAGGAACTGGAGCCGCTGCGGCAGCGCTACGAGGAAGAGAGACGCAGCCACGAGGAGCTCACCAAGGCGAAGGCCAAGCTCGAAGAGCTTGAGAACAAGGCCCTTGACGCAGAGCGTCGCCACGACTACGGCACCGCCGCAGATATCCGCTACTTTGCCATCCCCGACCTGCGCAAACGGATTGGAGAGCTGGAGGTGGAGGTAGCCGAGGAAGAGCAGCGCCTCGGCCAGAACACCATGATCCAGAACGTCGTCGGCAGCGACGCCATCGCCGAAACCGCCGCACGGCTCACCGGCATCCCGGTCAACAAGCTCACCGAGTCCGAAAACGAAAAGCTCATCAAGATGGAGCGCGTGCTCGCCGAGCAGGTGGTCGGCCAGGTCGAGGCCCTGAAGGCCGTGTCCAGGGCCGTCAGGCTCTCCCGCTCGGGGCTGTCCAACCCGAAGCAGCCGGCCTCCTTCCTGTTCCTGGGCCTCTCCGGCTCCGGCAAGACAGAGCTGGCTAAGAAGCTTGCCGCGTTCCTGTTCAACGACGAGGACGCCATGATCCGCATCGACTGCTCGGAGCTCAGCGAGCGCTACTCCGTCTCCAAGCTGCTCGGCACCACTGCCGGCTACGTCGGCTATGACGAGGGCGGCCTGCTCACCaaccagctgcagcgcagGCCCTACTCCGTGCTGCTCTTCGACGAGGTCGAGAAGGCCCACCCCGACGTGCTCACCATCCTGCTCCAGATGCTCGACGACGGCCGCATCACCAGCGGCCAGGGCAAGACCATCGACTGCTCCAACTGCCTCGTCATCATGACGTCCAACCTCGGCGCCTCCTACATCGCCTCCCAGCCCGGCGCCCGCATCGAGCCCGCCACCAGGGACGTCGTCATGGCCGCCGTGCGTGCGCACTTCCGTCCCGAGTTCCTCAACCGCATCTCCAGCATCGTCGTCTTCAACAAGCTCTCGCGCAAGGCCATCCACAAGATCGTCGCCATCCGCCTCGCCGAGATCGAGGCCCGCTTCCGCGACAACGACAAGCACTACAAGCTCGACATCGCGCCCGACGCGGTCGACTTCCTCGCCCGCCACGGCTACAGCGAGGACATGGGTGCGCGCCCGCTCAACAGGCTCATACAAACCGAGATCCTGGACAAGCTGGCCCTCCGCATCCTTAAGGGGGAGATAAAAGACAAGGAGACCGTCAAGGTCACCTACGCCGCGGACAGGGACGCCCTCGCGGTGCTCGCAAACCACCCGCCCTCCGCAGGCTCGCACGCCGAGGACATGGACATTGACGACTGGGACGATCTAGATAACGACGACCTCGTAGACGggcccgccgcgctcgaCTGA
- the FRA1 gene encoding aminopeptidase P (Syntenic homolog of Saccharomyces cerevisiae YLL029W (FRA1)): MTTRTVDVKGSMASMSGSSMLATMVPTVGQRPFKPCANCNCTPGQLWRQGRRTSQFLRRISNSRKASSPAGSRGGSNESIYSSDSLWQTKLVTTTERLLALRKQMAAEELCCYVIPSEDEHNSEYVGPADLRRQFITGFSGSAGVACVSRDMLNFNTDSPEGKAVLNTDGRYFNQARQELDHNWTLLRQGEDSMTWVDWCLNEAYDMSISLGGKPARIGIDPKLIVDSRVLSIKKQIADKTKGTNAVIELVPVEKNLVDAIWAEFEEPPKRELYPLVLLPSVISGESYQTKRQRLMKQLKENYAGHTAFCVTALDEICWFLNIRGSDVEYNPVFYAYFVIHQDSSVLYTDNPLSEEIEKYLADNDVAVKSYAEVWSDLKELDVKLESAKEAILLPSTASWAITSNVSNATYKLVSSPLAAFKAVKNEVEINNARASQVKEAVCLVQFFAWLEEELVQKEKLIDEYKAATKLHEIRKTQKNFVGNSFETISASGSNAAVIHYSPPSEGSAMICPYKIYLCDSGSQFLEGTTDITRTLHFSTPTQEEVDSYTLVLKGNLALERLVFPEGTTGNSIDVIARQFLWEQGLDYRHGTGHGIGSFLNVHEGPIGIGPSVAYAKYPLAKGNIISNEPGFYKDGEFGVRIENDMLVLEAEDLKFGTRKFLKFENITLVPYCRKLINPKLLTPEEIQQLNNYNSRIWSAVASHLQPQSISYKWLKRETAVYR; encoded by the coding sequence ATGACTACCAGAACCGTGGATGTTAAGGGCTCGATGGCGTCGATGAGCGGGTCATCGATGCTTGCCACGATGGTGCCCACGGTCGGACAGCGGCCATTCAAGCCATGCGCGAACTGCAACTGCACGCCGGGGCAGCTCTGGCGGCAGGGCCGGCGGACGTCGCAGTTTCTTCGTCGGATATCCAACTCGAGAAAGGCTTCGTCGCCGGCAGGGTCGCGCGGGGGCTCGAACGAATCGATATACTCCAGCGACAGCCTCTGGCAGACAAAGCTCGTGACGACGACGGAGCGGTTGTTGGCGCTCCGGAAGCAAatggcggcggaggagTTGTGCTGCTACGTGATTCCGTCGGAGGACGAGCACAACTCGGAGTACGTGGGCCCTGCTGACCTGCGCCGGCAGTTTATAACGGGGTTTagcggcagcgcggggGTGGCGTGCGTGTCACGGGACATGCTCAACTTCAACACAGACAGCCCTGAAGGCAAAGCTGTTCTCAATACCGACGGGCGCTACTTCAACCAAGCCCGGCAGGAGTTGGACCACAACTGGACCCTCCTCCGCCAGGGCGAGGACTCTATGACTTGGGTCGACTGGTGTTTGAACGAGGCCTACGATATGTCTATTAGCTTGGGAGGTAAGCCTGCCCGTATCGGTATTGACCCCAAGCTCATTGTCGACTCGAGGGTTTTGTCGATCAAGAAGCAGATTGCAGACAAGACGAAGGGGACCAATGCGGTAATCGAGCTTGTCCCCGTGGAAAAGAACTTGGTGGATGCGATTTGGGCCGAGTTTGAGGAACCTCCGAAGAGGGAGCTATATCCGCTAGTCTTATTGCCGTCTGTTATCAGTGGTGAATCGTATCAGACGAAGCGCCAGAGGTTGATGAAGCAATTGAAGGAGAACTACGCCGGCCACACGGCTTTTTGTGTGACGGCGCTCGACGAGATATGCTGGTTTTTAAACATACGTGGCTCGGATGTCGAGTATAATCCTGTCTTCTATGCCTATTTCGTCATTCATCAAGACTCATCGGTACTATACACAGACAATCCACTAAGTGAAGAAATTGAGAAATATCTGGCGGACAACGATGTTGCTGTGAAGTCTTACGCTGAAGTATGGTCCGACTTGAAGGAGCTAGATGTCAAGTTGGAGTCTGCGAAGGAGGCGATATTGCTCCCCAGTACAGCTTCATGGGCTATTACCTCCAACGTCTCAAACGCGACTTACAAGCTAGTCTCATCTCCACTTGCAGCTTTCAAAGCCGTCAAGAACGAAGTTGAGATCAATAACGCACGCGCAAGTCAAGTGAAGGAAGCTGTGTGTTTGGTGCAGTTTTTTGCATGGCtcgaggaggagctggtACAGAAGGAGAAGTTAATTGATGAGTACAAGGCCGCCACGAAACTACATGAGATTAGGAAAACCCAAAAAAACTTCGTTGGAAATTCCTTTGAGACCATCTCAGCCAGTGGTTCCAATGCGGCAGTCATCCACTACAGTCCTCCCTCTGAAGGATCAGCGATGATATGTCCTTACAAAATATATTTATGTGACTCTGGATCGCAGTTCTTGGAGGGCACAACGGACATTACAAGGACCCTACATTTCAGTACCCCTACCCAGGAGGAGGTTGACAGTTACACGCTCGTTCTTAAGGGCAACCTTGCTCTCGAACGGCTTGTCTTCCCAGAAGGCACTACAGGTAACAGCATTGATGTTATTGCCAGACAATTTTTGTGGGAGCAAGGGCTAGACTACAGGCATGGGACGGGCCACGGTATTGGTTCCTTTTTGAACGTGCATGAAGGCCCTATAGGTATCGGGCCGTCTGTGGCCTATGCGAAGTACCCGTTGGCCAAGGGTAACATTATCTCAAACGAGCCAGGTTTCTACAAGGATGGCGAATTTGGAGTGAGGATTGAGAACGACATGTTGGTCTTGGAAGCCGAGGATCTCAAATTCGGCACGCGGAAGTTCTTGAAATTCGAAAATATAACACTCGTTCCTTACTGTAGGAAGCTCATTAACCCAAAGCTTCTAACGCCAGAAGAAATACAACAGCTCAACAACTACAACAGCAGGATTTGGTCTGCTGTTGCGTCACACTTGCAACCACAGAGTATCTCATACAAATGGTTAAAGCGGGAAACAGCTGTTTACCGTTGA
- the CTF19 gene encoding Ctf19p (Syntenic homolog of Saccharomyces cerevisiae YPL018W (CTF19)), producing MDFTSDLNSRDSSNGSSAGGRSSSSPAGQLSSGQEFMNDDEIQISNLQETKDALLQQRAKLLALVANRKKELAAVQQRSANARQQQTDAEESLIPKDPGGLLELFTKALNTSTGLAEKRSTRTQINGASQLEEELLNKYDVLPLLNRNLRLAALVRSCPHMRIESANPSDMRIRYLVDYQDEDLFQLHCNIDIDSSTGYVRSFSDVQLISDMPEHTLGLLKEYTIRTGNIAYLLFGCNEYTRLCIRRNAVLSSLQDSACKTIPHLKVVQHSMDLIKFAKNSWQIEVRFDVLFIEERLPFPSSNIQATLYKNGAMMEDVQDILNGLIREYGVKEGILQLIRSLYI from the coding sequence ATGGACTTTACGTCGGATCTGAACTCGCGAGACAGCAGCAATGGATCCAGCGCCGGTGGTAGGTCGTCTTCTTCCCCCGCGGGGCAGCTCTCTAGCGGCCAGGAATTTATGAACGATGATGAGATCCAGATATCGAACTTGCAAGAGACAAAGGACGCGCTGTTGCAACAGAGAGCCAAGCTACTTGCACTCGTCGCCAACCGCAAGAAAGAACTAGCAGCAGTGCAGCAGCGGAGCGCCAATGCGAGACAGCAGCAAACCGATGCCGAGGAGTCTCTCATCCCTAAGGATCCGGGCGGGCTGCTAGAGCTCTTTACCAAGGCACTAAACACTAGCACGGGGCTGGCTGAGAAAAGGAGCACACGCACGCAGATCAATGGTGCATCCCAGCTAGAAGAGGAGCTCCTTAACAAGTACGACGTTCTGCCACTTCTAAATCGGAATTTGCGTTTGGCTGCGCTCGTGCGTTCGTGTCCGCATATGCGGATAGAATCTGCCAATCCTTCAGATATGCGTATTCGCTACCTTGTTGACTATCAGGATGAAGATCTATTTCAATTACACTGCAATATTGACATCGATTCATCAACCGGGTATGTGCGGTCCTTCTCAGACGTGCAACTGATATCAGATATGCCAGAGCACACCCTGGGATTACTAAAAGAGTATACGATCAGGACCGGCAACATTGCATATTTGCTATTTGGTTGTAATGAATACACTAGGCTTTGCATCCGTAGGAACGCCGTGCTCTCGAGTCTCCAAGATTCCGCTTGCAAGACAATCCCTCATCTGAAAGTCGTACAGCATAGCATGGACCTCATAAAATTTGCTAAAAATTCGTGGCAGATAGAGGTCCGATTTGACGTCCTTTTCATTGAGGAACGGCTGCCGTTCCCATCTTCCAACATACAGGCTACTCTTTACAAAAATGGCGCCATGATGGAAGACGTGCAGGATATCTTAAACGGTCTGATTCGCGAATATGGCGTTAAAGAAGGAATACTACAACTAATTAGATCGCTTTATATATGA
- the AIM7 gene encoding Aim7p (Syntenic homolog of Saccharomyces cerevisiae YDR063W (AIM7)), whose product MSQLYQLSDHTRAAIRQFRLATSRADALQTLVLAIRPRPSYEIVVDNDATEEAAGEVSGLEDLAEVLPDNTPRFVLLAYPLSSDGRQRTALVLLHWKPATVVSQEWKMLYAGATELVRSECAPNKFLEVSSGLEEDADVEDLRSQIEA is encoded by the coding sequence ATGTCACAGCTGTACCAGCTCTCGGACCACACACGCGCTGCCATCCGGCAGTTCCGGCTGGCGACCAGCCGGGCGGACGCTCTACAGACGCTGGTGCTGGCCATCCGGCCGCGCCCATCGTACGAGATAGTCGTGGACAACGACGCCACGGAGGAGGCCGCGGGAGAGGTGTCGGGCCTGGAGGACCTGGCCGAGGTGCTGCCCGACAACACGCCGCGGTTTGTGCTGCTGGCGTACCCGCTAAGCAGCgacgggcggcagcgcactgcgctggtgctgctgcactGGAAGCCCGCGACGGTGGTCTCGCAGGAGTGGAAGATGCTCTACGCGGGAGCGACCGAGCTGGTGCGCTCTGAGTGCGCGCCCAACAAGTTCCTGGAGGTTTCCTCGGGGCTGGAGGAAGACGCTGACGTGGAGGACTTGCGCTCGCAGATCGAGGCGTAG
- a CDS encoding AGL034Cp (NOHBY702; No homolog in Saccharomyces cerevisiae; Syntenic homolog of Kluyveromyces lactis KLLA0F18172g): MKTANVLTAFAASTALSANPASAFITNGAGAPQVDDNPKDACYVAEFPQAGSDKVAGYVTFTAYEGMTKVSVDLATVVNPEDEGFSYHVHEKPIESGDECACYGNGDELDPYTGIASCSDVKDKSLCKVGDLSGKYGNIESNVFKAKYLDPYLGLYSSSPSFIGGRSLTIHNGDKRLACANIVPCSEMKSSEPVCALPPRPVPVTPSEPTPCPEDQQPTKVPDEPEETPCPEETPEPEAPKDKKGKKGKKGKKGKKEKPEDKPEDKPEEQPEDKPEDKPEDKPEEQPEEQPEDKPEDKPEEPEDKPEEPEEQPEGPGVPAPKEPETPEGETPEGPTGPGVPAPEAPEAPEAPEAPEAPEAPEGPTGPGVPAPEAPAPEAPEVPEGPTGPGVPAPEAPAAPEAPEVPEAPEAPEAPEAPEAPEAPEAPEVPEAPEAPEAPSVPSPAPEVPSGPGVPAPAPTSVPDGRPAPVIPSRDAIVSEAPATTTYATETTVSIEPTSAPQESSKPSTTSSTFRNGTVTGSATTSVKKTIAISQSVNAGAYVTNGLTVGGILMFILSLLA; the protein is encoded by the coding sequence ATGAAAACCGCCAACGTTCTAACCGCTTTTGCTGCATCTACCGCCTTGTCCGCTAACCCAGCCAGTGCATTCATCACAAACGGTGCCGGAGCACCTCAAGTGGATGACAATCCAAAAGACGCCTGCTACGTAGCCGAGTTCCCACAAGCCGGGAGCGACAAAGTAGCAGGTTACGTTACATTCACAGCATATGAAGGCATGACCAAGGTCAGCGTCGACTTGGCCACTGTGGTAAATCCAGAGGACGAAGGATTCTCCTACCACGTTCACGAAAAGCCAATTGAATCGGGAGATGAGTGTGCATGTTACGGAAACGGTGACGAACTCGACCCATACACTGGCATTGCTAGTTGCTCAGATGTCAAGGACAAATCTCTATGTAAGGTCGGTGACCTAAGTGGCAAATACGGGAACATAGAGTCCAATGTGTTCAAAGCGAAATATTTGGACCCATATCTAGGGCTATACAGCTCATCCCCAAGTTTTATTGGAGGTCGCTCCCTAACAATACACAACGGCGACAAGAGGCTAGCGTGTGCGAACATCGTGCCATGTAGCGAGATGAAGAGCTCAGAGCCAGTATGCGCTCTACCACCTAGACCCGTGCCAGTAACTCCTTCGGAGCCAACCCCATGTCCAGAGGACCAGCAGCCTACGAAGGTACCTGACGAGCCTGAGGAAACTCCATGCCCAGAAGAGACCCCAGAGCCGGAGGCTCCAAAGGACAAGAAGGGTAAGAAGGGCAAGAAGGGCAAGAAGGGCAAGAAGGAAAAGCCTGAAGACAAGCCTGAAGACAAGCCAGAGGAGCAGCCTGAAGACAAGCCTGAAGACAAGCCTGAAGACAAGCCAGAGGAGCAGCCTGAGGAGCAGCCTGAAGACAAGCCTGAAGACAAGCCAGAGGAACCAGAGGACAAGCCAGAGGAACCAGAGGAGCAGCCAGAAGGACCTGGTGTTCCAGCTCCAAAGGAACCTGAGACTCCAGAAGGCGAAACCCCAGAAGGTCCAACCGGTCCAGGTGTCCCAGCTCCAGAGGCTCCAGAGGCTCCAGAAGCTCCAGAAGCTCCAGAGGCACCAGAAGCTCCAGAAGGCCCAACCGGTCCAGGTGTCCCAGCTCCAGAGgctccagctccagagGCCCCAGAAGTTCCAGAAGGCCCAACCGGTCCAGGTGTCCCAGCTCCAGAggctccagcagctccagaGGCTCCAGAGGTTCCAGAGGCTCCAGAAGCTCCAGAGGCTCCAGAGGCTCCAGAGGCTCCAGAGGCTCCAGAGGCTCCAGAGGTTCCAGAGGCTCCAGAGGCTCCAGAGGCTCCAAGTGTCCCATCACCCGCTCCAGAAGTTCCAAGTGGCCCAGGTGTTCCTGCACCAGCTCCTACCTCTGTTCCAGACGGAAGACCTGCCCCAGTCATCCCATCTCGTGATGCAATCGTGTCGGAGGCTCCAGCCACTACCACGTACGCTACTGAGACCACGGTATCGATTGAACCAACCTCTGCACCACAGGAGTCCTCGAAGCCATCCACAACATCCTCCACTTTCCGTAACGGCACTGTCACCGGCAGCGCTACTACCTCTGTGAAGAAGACCATCGCTATCAGTCAATCAGTGAACGCCGGTGCCTATGTCACTAATGGCCTAACTGTTGGTGGTATCCTAATGTTCATCTTGTCCTTGTTGGCATAA
- the ISA1 gene encoding Fe-binding Fe/S cluster assembly protein ISA1 (Syntenic homolog of Saccharomyces cerevisiae YLL027W (ISA1)) has protein sequence MMVYYYLSKVPAASHRRMGAVLCRTAALLGKRTTTIDNKRQLQLHSQQTKSKTYEKPAVPRGWSFDSQPVGSSGASHDSSEAKGDEHPRTKWASYSLSRSDAPQGHHAGSDAAAHVTKRSDSATNKEVRSHAAAPAAANATGAGASSTKKPRRKLRPKKALIKLSPDALVHLKALLDQPEPQLIRIGVRNRGCSGLTYDLQYIKEPGEFDEVIEQDGVKVVIDSKALFSIVGSEMDWIDDKLSSRFVFKNPNSKGTCGCGESFMV, from the coding sequence ATGATGGTATACTATTATCTTTCGAAGGTTCCAGCAGCCTCCCATCGCAGAATGGGAGCGGTGCTGTGCAGAACGGCAGCGCTGCTAGGAAAGCGCACTACGACGATCGACAATAAAAGACAACTGCAGCTACACTCACAGCAGACAAAGTCCAAGACCTACGAGAAGCCTGCTGTGCCCCGAGGGTGGTCCTTTGACTCTCAGCCTGTTGGGAGCAGTGGTGCGTCGCATGACAGCTCAGAGGCCAAGGGCGACGAGCATCCTCGGACCAAGTGGGCCAGCTACTCGCTCTCCCGGAGTGATGCGCCGCAAGGCCATCATGCCGGTTCAGACGCCGCGGCGCACGTCACCAAACGTAGCGATTCTGCCACTAATAAGGAAGTACGAAGCCAtgctgcggcgccggctGCCGCGAACGCCACTGGCGCCGGTGCAAGCTCCACCAAGAAACCGCGGCGTAAGCTGCGCCCCAAAAAGGCCCTGATTAAACTATCCCCCGACGCTCTTGTCCATTTGAAAGCCCTACTGGATCAGCCGGAACCGCAGCTAATAAGGATTGGGGTCAGGAACCGCGGCTGCTCTGGGTTGACGTACGATCTACAGTATATCAAGGAGCCCGGTGAATTCGATGAGGTTATCGAGCAGGACGGAGTAAAGGTTGTTATAGATTCAAAGGCATTGTTCAGTATTGTCGGAAGTGAGATGGACTGGATAGATGATAAGCTTTCGTCTCGTTTCGTTTTTAAGAACCCTAACTCCAAAGGTACCTGTGGCTGTGGCGAAAGCTTTATGGTCTGA
- the RPS13 gene encoding 40S ribosomal protein uS15 (Syntenic homolog of Saccharomyces cerevisiae YDR064W (RPS13); 1-intron) has protein sequence MGRMHSKGKGMSSSAIPYSRNAPAWFKGSSGSVIEQIVKYARKGLTPSQIGVLLRDAHGVTQSRVVTGNKILRILKSNGLAPEIPEDLYYLIKKAVSVRKHLERNRKDKDAKFRLILIESRIHRLARYYRTVSVLPPNWKYESATASALVN, from the exons ATGGGTCGTATGCATTCTAAG GGTAAGGGTATGTCTTCTTCTGCTATCCCATACAGCAGAAACGCTCCAGCTTGGTTCAAGGGCTCTTCCGGCTCTGTCATCGAGCAGATCGTGAAGTACGCCAGAAAGGGTTTGACTCCTTCCCAGATCGGTGTCTTGCTGAGAGACGCTCACGGTGTCACCCAATCCAGAGTTGTGACTGGTAACAAGATTCTAAGAATTTTGAAGTCCAACGGTTTGGCCCCAGAGATCCCAGAGGACTTGTACTACTTGATCAAGAAGGCTGTCTCTGTCAGAAAGCACTTGGAGAGAAACAGAAAGGACAAGGACGCCAAGTTCAGATTGATTTTGATTGAGTCCAGAATCCACAGATTGGCCAGATACTACAGAACCGTCTCTGTTCTTCCACCAAACTGGAAGTACGAGTCTGCCACTGCTTCTGCTTTGGTTAACTAG